In the Grimontia kaedaensis genome, one interval contains:
- a CDS encoding MarR family transcriptional regulator, whose product MRATYNTNKLVIIVYIQSELSFLCRLVALKSAKRHHDWLKQQGVTLSSEQAIAIAAVADKGELRQGDLMGLPYLASEKSKVSRVVQGLVLEGYIDRRDDIHDRRSKILTLSEKGQMMADMMSQAESNNKLLLSSLLSGEEMSSLHNALEKIAQAL is encoded by the coding sequence ATGCGCGCCACTTATAACACCAATAAACTAGTGATAATCGTGTATATTCAATCGGAACTGAGTTTTTTATGCCGACTCGTTGCTCTCAAATCAGCCAAGCGCCATCACGATTGGTTGAAACAACAAGGAGTAACATTAAGTTCTGAACAGGCAATTGCTATCGCAGCTGTGGCAGATAAAGGCGAATTGCGTCAAGGTGACCTAATGGGTTTACCTTATCTGGCTAGTGAGAAATCAAAAGTCAGCCGTGTTGTGCAAGGCCTGGTTTTAGAGGGTTACATTGACCGTCGTGACGACATTCATGATCGCCGTTCTAAGATTCTGACTTTATCAGAAAAAGGACAAATGATGGCAGACATGATGTCTCAAGCAGAATCAAATAATAAGTTGCTTCTGTCTTCACTACTCTCAGGCGAAGAAATGTCTTCACTCCATAATGCACTGGAAAAGATTGCCCAAGCATTATGA
- the trpB gene encoding tryptophan synthase subunit beta, translating to MTKLNAYFGEFGGQYVPQILVPALDQLEQAFIDAQNDPAFQEEFISLLKEYAGRPTALTLCRNLTKGTKTKLYLKREDLLHGGAHKTNQVLGQALLAKRMGKKEIIAETGAGQHGVATALACALLDLKCRVYMGAKDVERQSPNVFRMKLMGAEVIPVHSGSSTLKDACNEALRDWSASYEEAHYLLGTAAGPHPFPTIVREFQKMIGEETKQQILEIEGRLPDSVIACVGGGSNAIGMFADFIEETDVGLIGVEPAGLGLDTDQHGAPLKHGKLGIFFGMKAPLMQDPNGQVEESYSVSAGLDFPSVGPQHAHLNSIGRAEYVAITDDEALESFQELARHEGIIPALESAHALAYALKMAKENPDKEQLLVVNLSGRGDKDIFTVHDILKEKGVM from the coding sequence ATGACTAAGTTAAACGCCTATTTTGGAGAGTTTGGCGGACAGTATGTTCCTCAAATTCTGGTTCCAGCGTTAGACCAACTGGAGCAAGCGTTTATTGACGCACAGAACGATCCAGCTTTTCAGGAAGAGTTCATTTCTCTTCTGAAAGAGTATGCGGGTCGTCCTACTGCCCTCACCCTTTGCCGCAACCTGACCAAAGGGACGAAAACCAAACTTTACCTGAAACGTGAAGATCTGCTCCACGGCGGTGCACACAAAACCAATCAGGTATTGGGTCAGGCGCTACTGGCCAAGCGTATGGGCAAAAAAGAAATCATTGCCGAAACCGGCGCTGGCCAACACGGTGTAGCAACGGCACTGGCTTGTGCCCTGCTGGATTTGAAATGCCGCGTGTACATGGGTGCAAAAGACGTTGAACGTCAAAGCCCGAACGTATTCCGCATGAAGCTGATGGGCGCAGAGGTCATCCCGGTTCACTCTGGTTCCTCCACACTGAAAGATGCCTGTAACGAAGCGCTGCGTGACTGGTCTGCAAGTTACGAAGAAGCTCACTATTTGCTTGGTACCGCGGCGGGTCCTCACCCATTCCCGACGATTGTTCGCGAGTTCCAGAAGATGATTGGTGAAGAGACCAAGCAGCAAATTCTGGAAATCGAAGGCCGCCTGCCAGACAGCGTTATCGCCTGTGTGGGCGGTGGTTCCAACGCTATTGGTATGTTCGCTGATTTCATCGAAGAAACCGATGTAGGTCTGATTGGCGTTGAGCCTGCAGGTCTGGGTCTGGACACAGACCAACATGGTGCGCCGCTTAAACACGGAAAACTCGGCATCTTCTTTGGTATGAAAGCGCCACTGATGCAGGATCCAAATGGTCAGGTAGAAGAGTCTTACTCTGTGTCTGCCGGCCTCGACTTCCCATCGGTTGGCCCTCAGCACGCGCACCTGAATTCTATCGGCCGCGCCGAATACGTGGCAATTACCGATGACGAAGCGCTGGAATCCTTCCAGGAACTGGCTCGTCACGAAGGCATCATTCCAGCACTGGAATCTGCTCATGCTTTGGCGTATGCGCTGAAGATGGCAAAAGAAAACCCAGATAAAGAGCAGCTGCTTGTAGTGAACCTGTCAGGCCGCGGTGACAAGGACATCTTTACTGTCCACGACATTTTGAAAGAAAAAGGAGTGATGTAA
- a CDS encoding TIGR01621 family pseudouridine synthase has product MFSLVFQNDDFLVIDKHPGISVHKDDNDQPLLSEVAKQTGDEKLYLIHRLDKMTSGLLLLGRHQKAASELSSMFADKTVQKFYLAVSAKKPNKKQGTIIGDMTKSRRSMWKLLPTKTNPAITQFFSTSGGEGKRLFLCKPYTGKTHQIRVALKSVGSSILGDETYSGAGADRGYLHAFALRFNHGGEAFSFQQMPSIGNEWPELPEEWQTPETLNWPKLPHQK; this is encoded by the coding sequence ATGTTCAGTCTGGTTTTTCAGAATGATGACTTTCTGGTCATCGATAAACATCCTGGCATTAGCGTTCACAAAGACGATAATGATCAGCCTCTTTTGAGTGAAGTGGCGAAGCAAACGGGCGACGAAAAGCTCTACCTGATCCATCGACTGGACAAAATGACTTCTGGCTTGCTGCTATTAGGACGTCATCAAAAAGCGGCATCTGAGCTTTCTTCAATGTTTGCTGATAAAACGGTGCAGAAGTTTTATCTGGCTGTGTCTGCAAAGAAGCCGAATAAAAAGCAGGGAACCATTATTGGTGATATGACCAAAAGTCGACGCTCAATGTGGAAGCTTCTGCCAACCAAAACCAATCCTGCTATTACCCAGTTCTTTTCCACGTCTGGTGGTGAAGGTAAACGCTTATTTCTCTGCAAGCCTTACACGGGTAAAACACATCAAATCCGCGTAGCGCTGAAAAGTGTTGGATCATCAATTCTGGGTGATGAAACCTATAGCGGGGCGGGGGCAGACAGGGGGTATCTTCATGCTTTCGCGCTTAGGTTCAATCACGGTGGCGAGGCATTTTCATTCCAACAAATGCCAAGCATTGGCAACGAATGGCCTGAACTGCCAGAAGAATGGCAAACACCGGAAACGTTAAACTGGCCCAAGCTGCCGCACCAAAAATAG
- a CDS encoding sodium-dependent transporter: MASGSRAQFSSRLGFILAAAGSAVGLGNIWGFPTQAASNGGAVFLLIYLAMVFILAYPLLVAELTIGRYGASNPIRSLISVAPKQKALGSVVGITGMLGVSGILSFYAIVAGWFFGFLVGPLLSAVGMDAAAAWLEGFSIERNLVLMALFMLLTILVVRNGVADGIEKWSSRLMPVLFVLFILMVIYTLFQPGAVDGLKMYLVPDTSHFSPDLMVSAMGQAFFSLSIGVCAMMVYGSYLRKDADLPKTAAQVALLDTGVAFVAGLLILPAMFAAQHNGVQIYNEAGGLLDGDTLVFSVLPAMFDTMGSAGLIVGVAFFALMVIAALTSSISMLEVPVSCASEELNKDRKTVVWWIGGAIALFSTVIIFNFGSLFGLVISITTEYMQPILGLIMALIAGWIWKRNQVLEELRQGNPEISESLFWKVWPTYVRAVCPILMALVFLWPLIK; the protein is encoded by the coding sequence ATGGCAAGCGGTAGTAGAGCCCAATTTTCTTCCCGTCTCGGATTTATTCTCGCTGCAGCTGGTTCTGCAGTGGGGCTAGGTAATATCTGGGGTTTCCCAACACAGGCAGCCAGCAACGGTGGCGCTGTCTTTTTACTGATTTACCTCGCGATGGTATTTATTCTGGCTTACCCACTGCTGGTGGCTGAATTGACCATCGGCCGTTACGGTGCATCCAACCCTATTCGTTCCCTGATTTCCGTTGCACCAAAACAAAAAGCACTTGGTTCTGTAGTGGGTATCACCGGTATGTTGGGCGTGAGTGGCATTCTTAGCTTCTATGCCATCGTCGCTGGCTGGTTCTTTGGATTTTTGGTGGGCCCGTTGCTGAGCGCAGTGGGAATGGATGCGGCAGCGGCCTGGCTGGAAGGCTTCAGTATTGAACGTAATCTCGTTCTGATGGCACTGTTCATGTTGCTGACGATTCTGGTTGTGCGCAACGGTGTGGCTGATGGTATTGAGAAATGGTCAAGCCGTTTGATGCCAGTGTTGTTTGTGCTGTTTATCTTGATGGTGATTTACACCCTTTTCCAACCAGGTGCTGTTGATGGCTTGAAGATGTATCTGGTTCCGGATACCTCGCACTTCTCTCCTGATCTGATGGTCAGTGCAATGGGTCAGGCGTTCTTCTCTCTGTCTATCGGCGTGTGCGCCATGATGGTCTACGGCTCTTACCTTCGCAAAGATGCAGATCTGCCTAAAACTGCAGCGCAGGTTGCTTTGCTAGATACCGGTGTTGCTTTTGTTGCGGGCCTTCTGATTCTCCCGGCAATGTTTGCGGCTCAACACAACGGCGTGCAGATCTACAACGAAGCGGGTGGCCTCTTGGATGGTGATACATTGGTATTCAGTGTGTTGCCAGCGATGTTTGACACCATGGGCAGCGCGGGTCTGATTGTTGGTGTGGCCTTCTTTGCACTGATGGTCATCGCAGCACTGACATCATCGATTTCTATGCTTGAAGTGCCAGTGTCTTGTGCCTCTGAAGAACTGAACAAAGACCGTAAGACAGTCGTGTGGTGGATTGGTGGTGCAATTGCTCTGTTCTCTACCGTTATTATCTTCAACTTTGGTTCACTGTTTGGTCTGGTGATCAGCATTACCACAGAGTACATGCAGCCAATTCTGGGGCTTATCATGGCGCTGATTGCGGGTTGGATTTGGAAGCGTAATCAGGTATTGGAAGAGTTGCGTCAAGGTAACCCAGAAATTTCGGAGAGTCTCTTCTGGAAAGTATGGCCAACCTACGTTCGTGCTGTGTGCCCAATCCTTATGGCGTTGGTTTTCCTATGGCCCTTGATTAAGTAA
- the yciA gene encoding acyl-CoA thioester hydrolase YciA encodes MSETNNCPRGQLLLRTLAMPADTNANGDIFGGWIMSQLDLAGAILAKEISHGRVVTVSVQEIVFKTPVSVGDVVCCYGECTRIGRTSMSVSLEVWVKPVATDGIGTRRKVCEATFNYVAINGDGRPRPINKS; translated from the coding sequence ATGTCGGAAACGAATAATTGCCCTCGCGGTCAACTCTTACTGCGAACACTTGCTATGCCCGCTGACACCAATGCTAATGGTGATATTTTTGGCGGTTGGATTATGTCCCAGCTTGATTTAGCTGGCGCCATTTTGGCGAAGGAGATCTCCCACGGTCGCGTGGTTACCGTCTCTGTTCAGGAAATAGTGTTCAAAACCCCTGTCTCAGTCGGCGATGTCGTTTGTTGTTACGGTGAATGCACCCGCATTGGCCGCACTTCAATGAGTGTCAGCCTGGAAGTCTGGGTGAAGCCCGTGGCAACAGACGGCATTGGTACCCGCCGCAAAGTCTGTGAAGCAACGTTCAATTATGTTGCTATTAATGGTGACGGGCGCCCAAGACCGATAAATAAGTCATAA
- the trpA gene encoding tryptophan synthase subunit alpha, whose product MAATLSHRYEAMFEKLDAKGEGAFVPFVTIGDPNPEQSLRIIETLIENGADALELGIPFSDPLADGPTIQGATIRALESGTTPDNCFSILKEVRERHPNIPVGLLMYANLVFANGVDNFYAKCAEAGVDSVLIADVPAGESAEFRESATKHGVHAIFIAPPNANEETLKTISELGGGYTYLLSRAGVTGAETKAGKPIEHLLAQLSAFDAPRPLLGFGISEPAQVKEAITAGAAGAISGSAVVKIIERNVADEANMLKELGEFVANMKAATTK is encoded by the coding sequence ATGGCTGCTACCTTGTCTCACCGCTATGAAGCGATGTTCGAAAAGCTGGATGCTAAAGGTGAAGGCGCATTTGTTCCTTTTGTCACCATTGGCGATCCAAATCCAGAACAATCACTGCGTATCATTGAAACGCTGATTGAAAATGGTGCTGACGCGCTGGAGCTGGGCATTCCGTTCTCAGATCCACTGGCCGATGGCCCAACCATTCAGGGTGCCACAATCCGTGCATTGGAGTCTGGCACTACCCCAGATAACTGCTTCAGCATCCTGAAGGAAGTGCGTGAGCGTCATCCTAATATCCCTGTTGGCCTTCTGATGTACGCAAACCTGGTTTTCGCCAATGGTGTCGATAACTTCTATGCTAAGTGTGCAGAAGCCGGTGTGGATTCGGTACTGATAGCTGATGTGCCTGCCGGCGAATCTGCCGAGTTCCGCGAGTCTGCTACCAAACATGGTGTCCATGCTATCTTTATCGCGCCACCAAACGCGAACGAAGAAACCCTGAAAACCATTTCTGAACTTGGCGGTGGCTACACTTACCTGCTTTCCCGTGCTGGTGTTACTGGTGCAGAAACCAAGGCTGGTAAGCCAATTGAGCACCTGCTCGCTCAACTGTCGGCGTTCGATGCACCTCGCCCTCTGCTGGGCTTTGGTATCTCTGAGCCAGCACAGGTGAAAGAAGCGATTACAGCAGGCGCAGCAGGTGCGATTTCAGGTTCAGCGGTTGTTAAGATCATCGAGCGCAATGTGGCTGATGAAGCAAACATGCTGAAGGAGCTTGGCGAGTTCGTTGCAAACATGAAAGCGGCAACAACCAAGTAA
- a CDS encoding LysR family transcriptional regulator — protein MSKDIFNTIDLNLLRIFLVLFQEKNTRKAAERLFVTQPAVSQNLKKLRHFFNDELFIKVPEGLKPTPKAEQIAAKITPSLNDLQSSLNELEDFDPLTQNKKIRIAFAPQVMISLSGTFILDLKEKAPLLEVEVVNWSPSTFAEIESGQLLMGISYSYSNKPKHIREHELVTLTGCCAVRREHPIQSSMATPEEFSKYELASLFIPGWSEDLPLAAKKLQALSLPYKVGFRSAFPMAIVDVLKKTDMFFAASNLFPFNDYPSLRRIDIDSKDIELKYSLKCHYHQRNSNDPLTQWLNELLKNELEQAIQ, from the coding sequence ATGTCTAAAGATATTTTCAATACAATCGACCTCAATCTGCTCCGCATCTTTCTGGTACTGTTTCAGGAAAAAAATACGAGAAAAGCCGCCGAACGTTTGTTCGTGACGCAACCTGCTGTCAGCCAAAATCTCAAAAAACTCCGTCACTTCTTCAACGATGAACTGTTTATCAAAGTGCCTGAAGGATTAAAACCAACCCCAAAAGCCGAGCAAATTGCTGCGAAGATAACGCCATCGCTAAACGACCTTCAGTCTTCTTTAAATGAGTTAGAAGATTTCGACCCTCTCACTCAAAATAAAAAAATCCGCATTGCCTTTGCACCCCAAGTGATGATCAGCTTGTCCGGCACTTTTATTTTGGACTTGAAGGAAAAGGCACCGCTTTTGGAGGTAGAAGTTGTTAACTGGTCCCCTTCTACATTTGCTGAGATCGAAAGCGGTCAGTTGTTAATGGGGATTTCCTACAGTTATAGCAACAAGCCAAAGCACATTCGTGAACATGAGTTGGTTACGCTCACAGGATGCTGCGCAGTAAGGCGGGAGCACCCCATTCAATCCTCTATGGCGACGCCGGAAGAGTTTTCCAAATACGAACTGGCATCTCTTTTCATACCGGGTTGGAGTGAAGACCTGCCGTTGGCAGCCAAAAAGCTACAAGCTTTGTCGCTACCCTATAAAGTGGGCTTCCGCTCGGCTTTCCCCATGGCGATTGTCGATGTTCTAAAGAAAACAGATATGTTCTTTGCCGCCAGCAATCTTTTTCCTTTCAATGACTATCCCTCCCTCCGTAGAATAGATATTGATTCAAAGGACATTGAATTGAAGTACTCGTTAAAATGTCACTACCATCAACGAAACAGCAATGATCCGCTCACTCAATGGCTAAACGAACTCTTGAAAAACGAGCTTGAGCAAGCCATCCAATAA
- a CDS encoding septation protein A, with amino-acid sequence MKQLLDFIPLIIFFALYKMYDIYTATGALIVATIIQVAATWVLYQKVEKMQIVTAVLVAVFGGMTLFFQDDNFIKWKVTIVYALFAIGLTISQVLGKPLIKGMLGKEITLPDYVWRNINSAWVGFFAALAVLNVYVAYQMPLDVWVNFKVFGLLALTLAFTMVSGVYIYKHMPKETDSEEQ; translated from the coding sequence ATGAAACAGCTTCTCGACTTTATCCCGCTCATTATCTTCTTCGCGCTTTACAAGATGTACGACATCTACACAGCAACGGGAGCGCTGATTGTCGCGACAATTATCCAAGTCGCCGCTACGTGGGTGCTCTACCAAAAAGTCGAGAAGATGCAGATAGTCACAGCAGTATTGGTGGCCGTTTTCGGCGGTATGACGCTGTTTTTCCAAGATGACAATTTCATCAAATGGAAAGTAACGATCGTTTACGCCCTGTTTGCCATTGGATTGACGATATCTCAGGTTCTGGGTAAGCCGCTTATCAAAGGCATGCTTGGCAAAGAAATTACCCTGCCAGACTATGTGTGGCGAAACATCAACTCGGCATGGGTTGGTTTTTTCGCTGCGTTGGCGGTGCTCAACGTTTATGTCGCCTATCAGATGCCACTGGATGTTTGGGTAAACTTCAAAGTGTTCGGTTTGTTAGCACTGACGTTGGCATTTACCATGGTGAGCGGTGTTTACATCTACAAGCACATGCCAAAAGAAACCGATTCAGAAGAACAATAA
- the cls gene encoding cardiolipin synthase codes for MEKIYQFLVWASVFFYWLLIAGVTIRVVLKRRALGVSIAWLMIIYIIPIVGVILYLLFGELNLGRKRADRARAMFAPYGKWLETINECEAHRPQHLSFLARPVHDLCLRRAGIPALAGNQLTLFNETADILRNIAQDIKEAEQSINMVFYIWHPGGHADDVAKAVCDAAKRGVTVRILLDSAGSKTFFRSHWPDAMRKAGVEVIEALAVSPARMFLRRLDIRQHRKIVIIDNKIGYTGSMNLVDPRFFKQNAGVGQWVDIMVKAEGPSVPILNSIFAWDWEVETGLRYLPDLPQCSLIEEHRHANHSVQVAPSGPGMPDGIIQQVLMLAIHQAKKSLTITTPYLVPSESLLSALQTTAQRGVTVNIIIPAKNDSLMVEWASRSFFNELLRAGINIYRFNGGLLHTKSVMVDDKFCLIGTVNLDMRSLWLNFELTLCVDDPEFCADLVSLQNAYMADSSLVDKTKWSRRSVFNRPIEQFFYMFSPLL; via the coding sequence ATGGAAAAGATTTATCAGTTTTTGGTATGGGCAAGCGTCTTCTTTTATTGGCTGCTGATCGCCGGTGTGACCATTCGTGTTGTGCTAAAACGTCGAGCCCTTGGTGTTTCCATTGCCTGGCTGATGATCATCTACATCATTCCGATTGTCGGCGTGATTCTTTATCTCCTCTTTGGCGAGCTTAACCTTGGCCGAAAACGCGCCGATCGCGCGAGAGCGATGTTTGCACCTTATGGTAAATGGCTCGAAACCATTAACGAATGTGAAGCGCATCGTCCTCAACACTTGAGCTTCCTGGCTCGTCCTGTCCATGACTTGTGTTTACGACGGGCAGGGATTCCGGCATTGGCGGGTAATCAACTCACGTTATTCAACGAAACGGCAGACATTCTCCGTAACATTGCCCAAGACATTAAAGAAGCAGAACAATCCATCAATATGGTGTTTTATATCTGGCACCCTGGAGGTCATGCTGATGACGTTGCCAAAGCAGTCTGTGATGCCGCTAAACGGGGTGTAACCGTCCGCATTTTGCTTGATTCAGCCGGGAGCAAAACCTTTTTCAGAAGCCATTGGCCTGATGCGATGCGTAAAGCCGGGGTTGAAGTAATTGAAGCACTTGCCGTTAGTCCAGCGCGAATGTTCCTTCGCAGACTAGATATCCGTCAGCACCGTAAAATCGTCATTATCGACAACAAGATTGGCTACACGGGCTCGATGAACTTGGTCGACCCTCGTTTCTTCAAACAAAATGCAGGCGTAGGCCAATGGGTCGACATTATGGTCAAAGCCGAAGGCCCATCTGTGCCCATTCTCAACAGTATCTTTGCCTGGGATTGGGAAGTGGAAACCGGCCTTCGCTACCTACCCGATTTACCTCAATGCAGCTTAATTGAGGAACATCGACATGCAAACCACTCGGTTCAGGTCGCGCCTTCAGGTCCCGGTATGCCGGATGGCATCATTCAACAGGTACTGATGCTAGCGATTCATCAAGCGAAAAAGAGTCTGACAATCACTACCCCTTACCTAGTGCCAAGCGAAAGTTTGCTTAGTGCTCTGCAAACCACCGCTCAGCGTGGCGTGACAGTAAATATTATTATTCCGGCCAAAAACGACAGTCTGATGGTGGAATGGGCCAGCCGTTCTTTCTTCAATGAACTACTGAGAGCGGGTATTAATATCTATCGTTTCAATGGTGGATTACTGCATACAAAGTCAGTAATGGTGGATGATAAATTCTGCCTGATTGGTACCGTCAATTTGGACATGCGAAGCCTTTGGCTCAACTTTGAATTGACACTCTGTGTCGACGACCCTGAGTTTTGCGCTGACTTGGTTTCTCTTCAAAACGCCTACATGGCAGACTCTTCATTGGTTGATAAAACGAAGTGGTCTCGACGCTCTGTATTTAATCGCCCTATTGAGCAGTTCTTTTATATGTTCAGCCCGCTTTTGTAG
- a CDS encoding class I SAM-dependent methyltransferase encodes MMTAAALPTFFEVLSARLAECNQEVRRVFHGRGRCYEGLEQLTADWLGNGVLQIAIFKESESEFYVALKEGISALVASDVWTKCQGTTVILQHRDREGSETETLVGEMPNQIEVVENGLNYKLDLGKRQNNGLFLDMRLGRQWVQENAAGKRVLNLFAYTCGFSVAAIEGGAEKVVNLDMAKSSLSRGRENHHLNQHDLSKVSFLGHELFKSWGKVKKFGPYDLVIIDPPSFQKGSFVLTKDYAKILRRLPELVSEGGDVLACVNAPDVKPDFLTEQMKDQAPAFSYISRLENPPEFEDIDTDSALKVMHFKHKA; translated from the coding sequence ATGATGACAGCCGCTGCACTGCCTACGTTTTTTGAAGTACTTAGCGCTCGCCTTGCTGAGTGTAACCAAGAGGTACGCCGTGTTTTTCATGGACGCGGGCGTTGCTACGAAGGTTTAGAGCAGCTAACCGCAGACTGGCTTGGGAATGGCGTGCTGCAGATTGCGATATTCAAAGAATCAGAAAGTGAATTCTATGTAGCGTTGAAAGAAGGCATAAGCGCTTTGGTAGCAAGCGATGTTTGGACGAAATGCCAAGGCACGACGGTCATTCTTCAGCATCGTGACCGTGAAGGCTCAGAAACCGAAACGCTTGTCGGAGAAATGCCAAATCAGATTGAAGTGGTTGAGAATGGGCTTAACTACAAGCTGGACTTGGGTAAGCGCCAGAATAACGGTCTGTTTCTGGATATGCGCCTTGGCCGTCAATGGGTTCAAGAAAATGCAGCTGGCAAACGCGTATTGAACTTGTTTGCGTACACTTGTGGCTTCTCTGTGGCTGCTATTGAAGGCGGGGCAGAAAAAGTGGTGAACCTGGATATGGCGAAATCTTCGCTCTCACGAGGTAGAGAAAATCATCACCTGAATCAGCACGATTTGAGCAAGGTAAGTTTCCTTGGTCACGAGCTTTTCAAATCATGGGGCAAGGTGAAGAAGTTTGGTCCTTACGATCTGGTGATAATTGACCCGCCTTCATTCCAGAAAGGCAGCTTTGTGCTGACCAAAGACTACGCAAAAATTCTGCGCCGTTTGCCCGAATTAGTTTCGGAAGGTGGTGATGTGTTGGCTTGTGTTAACGCGCCAGACGTGAAACCTGATTTCCTGACAGAGCAAATGAAAGATCAGGCACCAGCGTTCAGCTACATCTCTCGACTCGAAAACCCACCGGAATTTGAAGATATTGATACTGACAGTGCGCTTAAAGTGATGCATTTTAAACATAAGGCTTAA
- a CDS encoding YciI family protein, which yields MWYVIFSQDVENSLPLRMQVREQHLARLRDLETQDRLLVAGPNPAIDSEDPGEAGFTGSTVIAKFDSLEDAKVWADSDPYIEAGVYKDVIVKPFKKVLPA from the coding sequence ATGTGGTACGTCATTTTTTCACAAGATGTTGAAAACAGTTTACCGTTAAGAATGCAAGTGAGGGAACAACACCTCGCCCGTTTACGCGATTTGGAAACACAAGATCGCCTTTTAGTAGCAGGCCCGAATCCAGCTATCGACAGTGAAGACCCAGGCGAAGCGGGTTTCACTGGCTCAACCGTGATTGCTAAGTTTGATAGTTTGGAAGATGCCAAAGTATGGGCAGATTCAGATCCTTATATCGAGGCGGGCGTCTACAAAGACGTTATCGTGAAGCCATTTAAAAAAGTTTTGCCCGCGTAA
- the gspS2 gene encoding type II secretion system pilot lipoprotein GspS-beta: MRKTLKTGRIALMSAAALVLSACSSTSDLEIAESFASQRADMLSKLVPIQMNGYNLIRAKSNSTEIELTLLYSGSGDVAPAALAEGLEKTYCTDNEIYSLMEKGVHYKLLFRDARGRPVLDRTIRSEDCEKHL; this comes from the coding sequence ATGCGAAAGACTCTCAAAACAGGACGTATCGCGCTGATGAGTGCCGCAGCACTGGTGCTTTCGGCCTGTTCAAGCACTTCAGATCTCGAGATAGCGGAATCCTTCGCTTCACAGCGTGCAGACATGCTGAGCAAACTCGTACCGATTCAAATGAACGGATACAATTTGATACGCGCAAAATCTAACAGCACTGAAATTGAACTGACGTTGCTGTATTCAGGTAGCGGTGATGTTGCACCCGCTGCGCTGGCTGAAGGTTTGGAGAAAACCTATTGTACGGATAACGAAATCTATTCGCTGATGGAAAAAGGTGTGCACTACAAACTGCTTTTCCGCGATGCACGCGGACGCCCAGTTCTGGATCGAACCATTCGCAGTGAAGATTGCGAAAAACACCTATAA